One region of Demequina sp. TMPB413 genomic DNA includes:
- a CDS encoding EI24 domain-containing protein, with the protein MRVLSEFAQGVGLYWRGVRTWSADPKLMALGLLPGVITMAVFLTLLLALVWALPDATAWIADALVGERSDFHGIVQWAAGFALVGAGVLLAVYTFVTVTSVVGQPFFERIAHRVDERLGPVPEAPAWPWWRNAARGVGEGARLMLLTVPLSIGLFAVGIVPGVGTLASWIGGALLGGWFVALEFTAIPFERRGLVLRDRRRILASRRARTLGFGAMAFVMSALPPLAVLSMPSAVAGGALLARRALDEAESASTNG; encoded by the coding sequence ATGCGCGTGCTGAGTGAGTTCGCCCAAGGAGTCGGGCTCTATTGGCGGGGAGTGCGCACCTGGAGTGCCGATCCCAAGCTCATGGCGCTCGGGCTCCTCCCCGGCGTCATCACCATGGCCGTGTTTCTCACCTTGTTGCTCGCGCTCGTCTGGGCCTTGCCTGACGCCACCGCGTGGATTGCCGATGCTCTGGTGGGGGAGCGTAGCGACTTCCACGGCATTGTCCAGTGGGCGGCAGGTTTCGCCCTTGTCGGCGCAGGAGTCCTGCTTGCGGTGTACACCTTCGTGACCGTGACGTCAGTGGTGGGGCAGCCCTTCTTCGAGAGGATTGCGCACAGGGTCGATGAACGGCTCGGCCCTGTGCCGGAGGCCCCTGCGTGGCCGTGGTGGCGCAACGCAGCGAGAGGTGTGGGAGAGGGCGCCCGCCTGATGTTGCTCACAGTGCCGCTGTCGATAGGCCTGTTCGCGGTGGGAATCGTCCCTGGCGTCGGCACTCTCGCATCATGGATCGGCGGCGCGCTTCTCGGCGGATGGTTCGTGGCCCTCGAGTTCACAGCAATTCCGTTTGAGCGCAGGGGCCTGGTGCTGCGCGACCGCAGACGCATCCTTGCCTCGCGACGTGCACGAACCCTCGGCTTCGGGGCGATGGCCTTCGTCATGTCGGCGCTTCCGCCCCTCGCGGTGCTGAGCATGCCTTCGGCGGTGGCTGGCGGAGCATTGTTGGCGCGGCGTGCGCTTGACGAGGCCGAGTCGGCCAGTACCAACGGCTAG
- a CDS encoding gamma-glutamyl-gamma-aminobutyrate hydrolase family protein yields the protein MTDQRLPVIGVSSYLERAVMGVFDVQAVFLPTAYIEPIQKAGAVIVVLPPQRANDGDADLVLEGLDGLCLAGGYDVDPATYARPPHPQTDAPRRDRDAWEFALIEAAQSRNMPLLGVCRGAQLLNVARGGTLHQHVPDVVGHTGYQGSNGVFVTMPITVVPDTVLSRLHPARREVPVYHHQAIDQVGAGLTICAWGDDGVVQAVEDPALDFCVATQWHPEHDAGSAPLYEGFVAAARLYAARRLSPTTTRRPASPPQTAFRSGES from the coding sequence GTGACGGATCAGCGCCTGCCCGTGATCGGCGTGAGCAGTTACCTCGAAAGAGCCGTGATGGGCGTCTTCGATGTGCAAGCGGTCTTCTTGCCGACGGCCTATATCGAGCCCATCCAGAAGGCCGGCGCTGTCATCGTGGTGCTTCCACCGCAGCGAGCGAACGATGGCGACGCGGACCTCGTGCTGGAGGGCCTCGACGGGCTGTGCCTCGCAGGCGGCTACGACGTCGATCCCGCCACGTACGCCAGGCCGCCCCATCCGCAGACGGATGCGCCGCGGCGTGACAGGGACGCATGGGAGTTCGCGCTGATCGAGGCCGCTCAGAGCAGGAACATGCCGTTGCTCGGGGTGTGTAGGGGGGCGCAGCTCCTCAACGTTGCGCGCGGAGGGACGCTCCACCAGCACGTGCCCGACGTCGTGGGCCATACCGGCTACCAGGGAAGCAACGGCGTCTTCGTCACGATGCCCATCACCGTCGTCCCCGACACCGTTCTCAGTCGCCTGCACCCTGCGCGCCGCGAAGTGCCCGTCTACCACCACCAGGCGATCGATCAGGTGGGTGCAGGCCTCACCATCTGCGCTTGGGGGGACGACGGCGTGGTCCAGGCCGTGGAAGATCCGGCGCTCGACTTCTGTGTGGCTACTCAGTGGCACCCCGAGCACGACGCAGGGTCGGCTCCCTTGTATGAGGGCTTCGTCGCAGCCGCGCGACTTTACGCCGCCAGGAGGCTTTCCCCTACAACGACCCGACGACCTGCTTCGCCGCCTCAAACGGCGTTCCGAAGCGGTGAGTCGTGA
- a CDS encoding proline dehydrogenase family protein yields the protein MRVTPDADHVVHSGHTTDDVTALVHRWLEASRAYPTSGPASLLASLLRQDGGLPFLTQFVDGVIRPEDQRVAARNLQAIAYGASEFLPGYQRALLKLGAAVSRLVPRVVVTIARRVVRRMVSHLVVDATPRRLGPALSRLRAQGHRLNINLLGEAVLGQEEAARRLERTTELIRRSDVDYVSLKVSAAVAPHSPWAFERNVARIADTLRPVFREAVQAGDVFINLDMEEYKDLDLTMAVFTTVLDDDEFAPLTAGIVLQAYLPDSMDAMKRLQEWAGQRVARGGAPVKVRLVKGANLSMERVDAEIHGWPLATWHSKAESDAHYKRLIDYALDPERVAAVRVGIAGHNLFDIAHAHLTAVERGVTDAVDFEMLLGMAEHVARAVARDVGALRLYTPVVHPREFDVALAYLVRRLEEVASKQNFLSSLYDMDGESGADAFEAERARFAKSWELASKRAESTHRAAPREDVPANGAVFTNTPDTDPAVAANREWARGIAARAAASTLGVTVLRAARVDSSQRLDEEIGAAHAGAAGWQSLEAHDRAAVLRRAGESLESRRDQLIEVMMSEAGKTLEQADPEVSEAVDFAYYYAERSVELWATPGATPVPRRVTLVTPPWNFPVAIPAGSTLAALAAGSAVILKPAEQSGRCAAVLAQALWDAGVPRDVLRLIDIDPDVMGERLVTDERIEQVILTGAYETAQRFLGMRPDLRLFAETSGKNSIIVTPSADLDLAVRDVVASAFGHAGQKCSAASLVIAVGSAATSRRFFTQLRDAVTSVTSGPAWDLETQMGPVIEPVAGKLRRALTSLDEGESWLVEPESIDDAGKAWTPGLKQGVVPGSFFHLTECFGPVLGIMTAATLDEAIALQNGVDFGLTAGIHSLDTAEIATWLERVEAGNAYVNRGITGAIVQRQPFGGWKRSIVGPAFKAGGPHYLHALTDWAPAPINGGPSLSTEDRLRRFLTDAEAPSWVQAAVAADAAAWDDQFSKAIDRTGLVSEANVLRYAPANTDIHWDGSGSVDELIRVCAARIRAGGSGVLSAPSTVPEGLADALKAEGIAVLEESWEECLSRARQRLGARIRLVATAQRDGHGTSEVAVFAQRVTSSPALELMPFLKEQAVSITTHRFGTPFEAAKQVVGSL from the coding sequence ATGCGCGTGACGCCCGACGCCGACCACGTGGTGCACAGCGGCCACACCACTGACGACGTGACCGCGCTGGTGCATCGTTGGCTTGAGGCCTCTAGGGCCTATCCCACGAGCGGGCCAGCGTCGCTGTTGGCGTCCCTGCTCCGGCAGGACGGTGGGCTCCCCTTCCTCACGCAGTTTGTCGATGGCGTGATTCGTCCAGAGGACCAGCGGGTGGCCGCCAGAAACCTGCAAGCGATCGCGTACGGAGCAAGTGAGTTCCTGCCTGGTTACCAGCGCGCCCTGCTCAAGCTGGGCGCGGCGGTCTCGCGACTCGTACCGCGTGTCGTCGTGACGATAGCGCGGCGCGTCGTGCGCCGCATGGTCTCCCACCTCGTCGTCGACGCCACTCCCAGGCGATTGGGCCCAGCCCTCAGCCGGTTGCGGGCCCAAGGACATCGGCTCAACATCAACTTGCTGGGCGAGGCGGTGCTCGGGCAGGAGGAAGCGGCTAGGCGCCTCGAGCGCACGACGGAACTGATCAGGAGGAGCGACGTCGACTACGTCTCCCTCAAAGTGTCTGCCGCCGTGGCACCGCACAGCCCGTGGGCATTCGAGCGCAACGTCGCGCGCATCGCCGACACGCTGAGGCCCGTGTTCAGGGAAGCGGTGCAGGCAGGCGACGTGTTTATCAATCTCGACATGGAGGAGTACAAGGACCTCGATCTCACGATGGCGGTCTTCACCACCGTGCTCGATGACGACGAGTTTGCGCCTCTCACCGCCGGAATTGTGCTTCAGGCCTACTTGCCGGACTCGATGGACGCCATGAAGCGTCTCCAGGAGTGGGCAGGGCAGCGCGTTGCCCGCGGGGGCGCGCCCGTCAAGGTGAGACTGGTGAAAGGTGCCAATCTGTCGATGGAACGCGTCGACGCGGAGATTCACGGTTGGCCGCTTGCAACGTGGCACTCCAAGGCGGAATCTGACGCTCACTACAAGCGGCTGATCGACTACGCCCTGGATCCCGAGCGCGTTGCCGCCGTGCGCGTCGGCATCGCCGGACACAATCTGTTCGACATCGCCCATGCCCACCTGACCGCCGTGGAGCGAGGGGTGACTGACGCGGTCGACTTCGAGATGCTCTTAGGAATGGCCGAGCACGTCGCCCGAGCGGTGGCGCGTGACGTGGGCGCCTTGCGGCTCTACACGCCGGTAGTCCATCCGCGGGAGTTCGACGTCGCTTTGGCCTACCTGGTGCGCAGGCTCGAAGAGGTGGCCAGTAAGCAGAACTTCCTGTCGTCGCTGTACGACATGGACGGCGAGTCGGGCGCGGACGCCTTCGAGGCGGAGCGCGCGCGCTTCGCGAAGTCCTGGGAACTCGCGAGCAAGCGGGCGGAGTCGACGCACCGTGCCGCGCCCCGTGAGGACGTCCCCGCGAACGGCGCCGTCTTCACCAACACCCCAGATACGGACCCGGCCGTGGCCGCGAACAGGGAATGGGCGCGAGGGATCGCGGCGAGGGCCGCCGCCTCCACGCTCGGAGTCACCGTGCTGAGGGCCGCCAGGGTCGACTCAAGCCAGCGGCTCGACGAGGAGATCGGGGCGGCGCACGCCGGAGCCGCAGGCTGGCAGTCTCTTGAAGCGCACGATCGGGCCGCCGTGCTCCGCCGCGCCGGGGAGTCGCTGGAATCCCGCAGGGACCAGTTGATCGAAGTGATGATGTCCGAAGCTGGTAAGACCCTCGAGCAGGCCGATCCTGAGGTGTCAGAGGCGGTCGACTTCGCCTACTACTACGCAGAGCGCTCCGTTGAGTTGTGGGCGACCCCAGGTGCGACCCCTGTTCCAAGGCGCGTCACGCTCGTGACTCCGCCGTGGAACTTCCCTGTCGCGATCCCTGCTGGCTCCACCCTCGCGGCGCTCGCTGCTGGATCGGCGGTCATTCTCAAGCCAGCCGAACAGTCGGGACGCTGCGCCGCCGTCCTCGCGCAGGCCCTGTGGGATGCGGGCGTTCCACGCGACGTGCTCCGGCTCATCGACATCGACCCTGACGTGATGGGGGAGCGGCTTGTCACCGACGAGCGCATCGAGCAGGTCATCCTCACGGGCGCCTACGAGACGGCGCAGCGGTTCCTCGGCATGCGCCCCGATCTTCGCCTCTTCGCGGAGACGAGCGGAAAGAACTCGATCATCGTGACGCCAAGCGCCGACCTCGACCTCGCTGTCAGGGACGTCGTCGCGTCTGCCTTTGGCCACGCGGGCCAGAAGTGTTCCGCTGCTTCTTTGGTGATCGCGGTGGGATCCGCCGCGACGTCGCGCCGTTTCTTCACCCAACTTCGCGACGCCGTCACGTCAGTGACGTCGGGCCCAGCGTGGGACCTCGAGACTCAGATGGGGCCTGTCATCGAGCCTGTCGCAGGCAAGCTCAGGCGCGCTCTCACGAGTCTTGACGAGGGAGAAAGCTGGCTCGTGGAGCCCGAATCGATCGACGATGCGGGGAAGGCTTGGACGCCGGGCCTGAAGCAAGGCGTCGTGCCCGGTTCATTCTTTCACCTCACCGAGTGCTTTGGTCCGGTGCTCGGGATCATGACGGCGGCGACCCTTGACGAGGCCATCGCACTTCAAAACGGCGTCGACTTTGGGCTCACGGCGGGGATTCACTCGCTGGACACAGCGGAGATCGCGACCTGGTTGGAACGCGTCGAGGCAGGGAACGCCTACGTCAATCGCGGCATCACGGGTGCCATCGTCCAGCGCCAGCCATTCGGCGGCTGGAAGCGGTCCATCGTCGGTCCCGCCTTCAAGGCTGGCGGGCCGCACTATCTCCACGCGCTCACCGACTGGGCTCCCGCACCGATCAACGGCGGCCCCTCCCTGAGTACCGAGGACCGACTTCGCAGGTTCCTCACGGACGCCGAGGCGCCCTCCTGGGTACAGGCCGCTGTCGCGGCCGATGCCGCAGCCTGGGACGACCAGTTCTCCAAGGCGATCGACCGTACGGGACTCGTCTCGGAAGCCAATGTGTTGCGGTACGCGCCCGCCAACACGGACATCCATTGGGACGGCTCTGGGTCCGTCGATGAACTCATCAGGGTGTGTGCGGCCCGCATCAGGGCCGGTGGAAGTGGCGTGCTATCCGCCCCCTCGACGGTGCCGGAGGGCCTCGCCGACGCCCTCAAGGCCGAGGGCATTGCGGTCCTCGAGGAGTCGTGGGAGGAATGCTTGAGCCGTGCACGGCAGCGGCTGGGCGCCCGGATCCGGCTCGTAGCAACGGCGCAGCGCGACGGTCACGGCACGAGCGAGGTGGCGGTCTTCGCTCAACGGGTCACGAGTAGTCCCGCGCTCGAACTCATGCCGTTCCTCAAGGAACAGGCCGTGTCCATCACGACTCACCGCTTCGGAACGCCGTTTGAGGCGGCGAAGCAGGTCGTCGGGTCGTTGTAG
- a CDS encoding RNB domain-containing ribonuclease encodes MRARHPLARIPVDDLIPRFTEIRHDAGVEVGRSAAVLAEVVEREDDPDHIVGVRVDLTDVPFVTIDPAGSRDLDQAIHLERAGDGWRVRYAIADVAAHIVPGGAQDEDAWSRVETVYCPDMRVGLHPPSMAEGFASLLPLQRTKAVVWDLLVAADGRLTSTHVNRAWVTSVRQYSYDELASSPPSEAAELVALMGELGAVRRRVLREAGAVSLPKPSQEVTRDEDGLHLEFRAARAIEDDNAQVSLLTGMAAARIMLDAGIGVLRTMPAASDAAVERLRRQALALGVDWPTGASYADVLDTVDASSAQGAAFLAAAVSLFRGASWEAFDLVKGLSLPDVTTHGALAAPYAHVTAPLRRLVDRYGTEICLAHQQGERPPHWVTAALPRLGVAMVTGVRKGAQVDRACIDALEAAVLAPHVGEDFEAVGIDEDTIQLSQPAVVARCTGDVPVGERLSVKLVQADVREGVRFAFLATLV; translated from the coding sequence ATGCGAGCACGCCATCCCTTAGCCAGGATTCCCGTCGATGACTTGATCCCTCGCTTCACCGAGATTCGGCACGACGCCGGAGTGGAGGTGGGCAGAAGCGCAGCGGTGCTCGCTGAAGTCGTCGAAAGGGAAGACGATCCTGACCACATTGTGGGCGTGCGCGTCGACCTGACCGACGTGCCCTTTGTCACGATTGACCCCGCTGGCTCGCGCGACCTTGACCAAGCGATCCACCTTGAACGGGCCGGCGATGGCTGGCGAGTTCGCTACGCCATTGCCGACGTCGCGGCGCACATCGTGCCTGGCGGAGCGCAGGACGAGGACGCTTGGAGTCGAGTCGAGACGGTCTATTGCCCCGATATGAGGGTGGGGCTCCACCCTCCATCAATGGCGGAGGGCTTCGCGTCTCTTCTTCCACTTCAGCGCACCAAAGCGGTGGTGTGGGATCTTCTGGTCGCGGCAGACGGGCGCCTCACGTCCACTCACGTGAACCGAGCATGGGTCACGTCGGTGCGCCAGTACTCGTATGACGAGCTCGCATCGTCACCGCCATCCGAAGCGGCCGAACTCGTTGCACTGATGGGAGAACTGGGCGCGGTGCGTCGGCGCGTACTTCGCGAGGCTGGGGCCGTCTCGCTGCCCAAGCCAAGCCAAGAGGTGACTCGTGACGAGGACGGGCTTCATCTGGAGTTTCGTGCGGCGCGGGCAATCGAAGACGACAACGCACAGGTGTCTCTGCTCACGGGGATGGCGGCAGCTCGCATCATGCTCGACGCTGGCATAGGCGTGTTGCGCACGATGCCAGCCGCGAGCGATGCAGCCGTTGAAAGGCTGAGGCGCCAGGCCTTGGCTCTTGGCGTTGATTGGCCGACAGGCGCGAGCTATGCCGATGTCCTCGACACGGTCGATGCGTCGTCCGCGCAAGGCGCCGCCTTCCTTGCTGCGGCCGTCTCGCTGTTCAGGGGGGCGTCATGGGAGGCGTTTGACCTCGTTAAGGGCCTCTCGCTACCCGACGTCACCACTCACGGCGCGCTCGCCGCTCCCTACGCCCACGTCACCGCGCCGCTGCGCAGGCTCGTCGACCGCTACGGGACCGAGATTTGCCTCGCCCACCAACAGGGCGAGCGTCCGCCGCACTGGGTGACGGCCGCACTGCCGCGACTTGGCGTGGCCATGGTGACTGGGGTGCGTAAGGGCGCGCAGGTGGATAGGGCGTGCATCGACGCACTTGAGGCAGCGGTGCTCGCACCGCATGTGGGCGAGGACTTCGAGGCGGTTGGCATCGACGAGGACACCATCCAGCTGTCGCAGCCAGCCGTGGTGGCGCGTTGCACAGGGGACGTACCGGTTGGCGAGCGGCTGAGCGTGAAACTCGTCCAGGCCGACGTCCGGGAGGGGGTGCGGTTCGCCTTCTTGGCCACGTTGGTTTAG
- a CDS encoding alpha/beta hydrolase → MGDMVSRWVPDILSGFEQASVGAVTLVRPVQQPPAPRSVVLHVHGYNDYFFQDHLAAAFADAGHAFYAVDLARAGRSLRPGDIPHFMSDVSEQADGIAVAVAALASLHPGLPLVVHAHSTGGLAAAIWASELPHDALAALILDSPLFGTILRPWQRVRGLALPLVAARSPMTIVAAKPSIYAQRQHVSGGGRWQFDLTLKRPEGVPVRAVWLAAARRARAKVAAGLHVGVPVLVARSDSSGPDVASNPLLDQQDTVIDVAAVAQLAPRIGDRVDQLVVPGGVHELSLSQDAPRALYLETVMQWLDTVLP, encoded by the coding sequence ATGGGCGACATGGTGAGCCGTTGGGTGCCGGATATCCTCTCCGGCTTCGAACAAGCCTCCGTCGGTGCCGTCACGTTGGTGCGGCCCGTTCAGCAACCGCCCGCGCCCCGCAGCGTCGTGTTGCACGTGCATGGCTACAACGACTACTTCTTTCAGGACCATCTCGCCGCCGCGTTCGCAGATGCCGGTCACGCCTTCTATGCCGTGGACTTGGCGCGAGCCGGTCGATCCTTGAGACCAGGCGACATCCCGCACTTCATGAGCGACGTCTCAGAGCAGGCAGACGGCATCGCCGTAGCGGTGGCCGCCCTGGCCTCCCTCCACCCTGGGCTACCGCTTGTTGTCCATGCGCACTCGACAGGAGGGCTGGCAGCCGCCATCTGGGCCTCCGAGCTGCCGCACGACGCACTTGCCGCACTCATCCTCGACTCCCCCCTCTTCGGCACCATCTTGCGACCGTGGCAGCGTGTGCGCGGGCTCGCACTCCCGCTTGTCGCGGCGCGCAGCCCCATGACCATCGTCGCCGCCAAGCCGTCGATCTATGCCCAACGCCAACACGTCTCAGGAGGAGGCCGATGGCAGTTCGACCTCACGCTCAAGCGCCCGGAAGGGGTGCCCGTTCGCGCCGTGTGGTTGGCCGCCGCACGCCGGGCACGTGCGAAGGTCGCCGCCGGGCTCCACGTGGGCGTGCCCGTCCTGGTGGCGAGGTCGGATTCAAGCGGCCCTGACGTAGCGTCCAATCCCTTGCTCGATCAGCAGGACACGGTCATCGACGTCGCAGCCGTCGCCCAACTGGCTCCACGCATCGGCGACCGCGTCGATCAACTCGTCGTGCCTGGCGGAGTCCACGAGCTCTCCCTGTCTCAAGACGCACCGCGTGCCCTGTATCTAGAGACAGTGATGCAGTGGCTGGATACAGTTCTGCCATGA
- a CDS encoding MarR family winged helix-turn-helix transcriptional regulator codes for MELTPGSDVALFRALHLATRQVTVGVERHLQSAAGISLSEYEILSALVTSPDQRARPREIGDMLGWEKSRTSHQITRMEKRGLLRRIDCDADLRGTWVTLTDAGARAALVAEPAYVEAIGSELSHVATQEERAAIANQLIEIGRDAAPESCQGEVAALEASLRPAASTT; via the coding sequence ATGGAACTCACGCCGGGTAGCGACGTCGCGCTCTTCCGCGCGCTGCACCTGGCGACACGCCAGGTCACCGTCGGCGTGGAGCGGCACCTCCAGTCGGCGGCAGGGATCTCCCTGTCCGAGTACGAGATCCTGAGCGCGCTCGTCACGTCACCTGATCAGCGGGCACGCCCGCGCGAGATTGGGGACATGCTGGGTTGGGAGAAATCCCGAACATCGCATCAGATCACGCGGATGGAGAAGCGGGGCCTCCTCAGAAGGATCGACTGCGACGCCGACCTCAGGGGCACATGGGTCACCCTCACAGACGCGGGTGCGCGCGCGGCCCTCGTGGCCGAGCCGGCGTACGTCGAGGCGATCGGCAGCGAGCTCAGTCATGTCGCCACGCAAGAGGAGCGCGCCGCGATCGCCAACCAACTCATCGAGATTGGAAGGGACGCCGCACCCGAATCCTGCCAAGGCGAGGTGGCAGCTCTCGAGGCCTCGTTGCGTCCCGCTGCGAGCACCACCTAG
- a CDS encoding MFS transporter, with amino-acid sequence MSNGAEPSDLPAVRDAMPPFGEDATAPIPRSRVAAWALWDWATQPFNSVIITFVFTALYLTSDNFIDPDLVPLGEGNDEYDAAIAHLTSSLGWGITLAGVVVALVAPVLGQRADASGRRKAWLGVSTALLVACMLGLFFVEATPPYFWLGVGLIAAGTVVSEVAGVNYNAMLVQVSTPKTVGRVSGLGWGLGYMGGIVALVIVVIADGAAWWGMDTSNGMAYRLIAVGCAVWTVAFGWAVFVFVPEAPRADRPTVGLFQGYVVLWNDLKDLWQHARSTLWFLLASAVYRDGLAGVFTFGAIIAAKSFGFSDQNVIVFGIAANLIAGASTVVAGRFDDTIGPRRVILVALSVIIASGVLVVALQAVGAVIFWVFGLALSACVGPAQAASRSLLARVSPQGREAEIFGLYATTGRAASFLAPGMWALTIGITGATIWGTLGVIFVVLLGLVLLTQVRTPADDGASARL; translated from the coding sequence ATGAGCAATGGTGCCGAGCCTTCTGACCTGCCCGCGGTTCGCGACGCGATGCCCCCATTCGGCGAGGACGCGACAGCCCCTATTCCACGCTCTCGGGTAGCGGCATGGGCGCTGTGGGACTGGGCGACCCAGCCGTTCAACTCCGTGATCATTACGTTCGTCTTCACGGCTTTGTACCTCACGTCTGACAACTTCATCGATCCCGATCTGGTGCCCCTGGGCGAGGGAAACGACGAGTACGACGCCGCGATCGCTCACCTCACCAGCAGTCTTGGGTGGGGAATCACGTTGGCAGGAGTGGTGGTCGCGCTCGTCGCGCCAGTACTGGGGCAAAGGGCCGACGCATCTGGGCGTCGCAAAGCGTGGCTGGGTGTCAGCACGGCATTGTTGGTGGCCTGCATGCTCGGCCTGTTCTTCGTGGAGGCAACACCGCCGTACTTCTGGCTCGGTGTTGGCCTGATCGCCGCGGGGACGGTCGTGAGCGAGGTCGCGGGAGTCAACTACAACGCGATGCTCGTCCAAGTCTCGACGCCGAAGACGGTTGGCCGGGTTTCGGGACTCGGCTGGGGCCTTGGCTACATGGGCGGGATTGTGGCCCTGGTGATCGTCGTCATCGCTGATGGCGCTGCCTGGTGGGGGATGGATACGTCCAATGGCATGGCATACCGCCTGATCGCCGTCGGCTGCGCCGTCTGGACTGTTGCGTTCGGCTGGGCCGTCTTCGTGTTCGTGCCAGAAGCCCCGCGCGCCGATCGCCCCACCGTCGGACTCTTCCAGGGCTACGTGGTGCTGTGGAATGACCTCAAGGACCTCTGGCAGCATGCGCGGTCCACGCTGTGGTTCCTGTTGGCATCCGCCGTGTACAGGGACGGCCTTGCGGGAGTCTTCACCTTCGGCGCGATCATCGCCGCCAAGTCTTTCGGGTTCTCGGACCAGAATGTCATCGTGTTCGGGATCGCTGCGAACCTGATCGCGGGTGCCTCCACGGTGGTGGCGGGCCGCTTTGACGACACGATCGGCCCCCGCAGGGTCATCCTGGTCGCACTGTCGGTGATCATCGCCTCCGGCGTGCTTGTGGTGGCGCTCCAGGCAGTTGGCGCTGTCATCTTCTGGGTGTTCGGTCTCGCACTCAGCGCTTGCGTTGGCCCTGCCCAGGCCGCCTCGAGGTCACTGCTCGCCCGCGTGAGCCCTCAAGGCAGGGAGGCCGAGATCTTCGGTCTGTACGCGACGACGGGCAGAGCTGCGTCGTTCCTCGCTCCCGGCATGTGGGCGCTGACGATCGGGATCACGGGCGCGACCATTTGGGGAACGCTCGGCGTGATCTTCGTCGTGTTGCTGGGCCTGGTGCTACTCACCCAGGTGCGCACCCCGGCCGACGACGGTGCTTCTGCCCGCTTGTGA
- a CDS encoding OsmC family peroxiredoxin: MSVVSKAAAHWSGNLEEGSGTTTLVSSGLGTFDTSWKARSEGSRSTTTPEELLGAAHSACYSMAMSHALGGKGMAAQAIDVTAKVTFVPGEGITHIGLSVSADIPGLDAAEFAELAEEVKGACPVSKALAGTTIELTDVTLA; this comes from the coding sequence ATGAGCGTCGTCAGCAAGGCCGCAGCACACTGGTCAGGCAACCTGGAAGAGGGTTCCGGCACCACCACGCTGGTGTCGTCTGGACTCGGCACCTTCGACACGTCGTGGAAGGCTCGGTCAGAAGGCTCTCGCTCCACCACGACTCCTGAGGAGCTACTCGGCGCGGCCCACTCCGCGTGCTATTCGATGGCGATGTCGCACGCGCTCGGCGGCAAGGGCATGGCGGCTCAGGCGATCGATGTCACCGCCAAGGTCACCTTCGTGCCAGGCGAAGGAATCACGCACATTGGTTTGAGCGTGTCAGCAGATATCCCCGGTCTTGACGCCGCTGAGTTCGCTGAACTTGCAGAAGAGGTCAAGGGGGCCTGCCCCGTGTCGAAGGCACTTGCGGGCACAACGATCGAGCTCACCGACGTGACTCTCGCCTGA
- a CDS encoding glycerophosphodiester phosphodiesterase: MSSHPYFDTDGAIVALAHRGFSREGLENSMAAFQAAVDLGYRYVETDAHGTVDGVAVALHDASLDRTTDGAGKVSELPVKRVTAALIGGKEPVPTLEELLGTWPQLRVNIDVKAESGIVPIAEAIERTKSHDRVCLASFSTARRRATAARLSRPVATSAGTRETAAFALGSAARANVAGALRGVDALQVPVTAGPLRLVTAKSVRAAHGAGKHVHVWTINDPEQMNALVDLGVDGIVTDRADLLKEVLMARGRWE, encoded by the coding sequence ATGAGCTCCCATCCCTACTTCGATACGGACGGCGCCATCGTCGCGCTCGCCCACAGGGGCTTCTCTCGCGAGGGACTCGAGAACTCGATGGCAGCCTTTCAGGCGGCCGTCGACTTGGGTTACCGCTACGTTGAGACAGACGCCCATGGCACGGTGGACGGCGTTGCGGTCGCGCTTCACGACGCTTCGCTCGACCGCACCACTGATGGCGCGGGGAAGGTGTCAGAGCTTCCGGTGAAGCGGGTCACGGCGGCGCTCATCGGCGGCAAGGAGCCAGTCCCGACGCTAGAAGAACTCCTAGGCACCTGGCCCCAGCTGCGCGTCAACATCGACGTCAAGGCCGAGTCTGGCATCGTGCCCATTGCGGAAGCGATCGAGAGAACCAAGTCTCACGACCGGGTGTGCCTCGCATCCTTCTCCACGGCAAGGCGGCGCGCCACCGCCGCCAGGCTCAGTCGCCCAGTCGCGACCTCTGCGGGCACGAGGGAGACTGCGGCGTTTGCTCTTGGCAGCGCAGCCCGCGCGAATGTGGCGGGAGCCCTCCGCGGCGTCGACGCTCTGCAGGTCCCTGTCACCGCCGGGCCTCTTCGGCTTGTCACTGCGAAAAGCGTGCGCGCGGCGCACGGTGCCGGAAAACACGTGCACGTGTGGACCATCAACGATCCGGAGCAGATGAACGCTCTTGTGGACCTTGGAGTCGACGGCATCGTGACGGATCGCGCCGATCTGCTCAAGGAAGTGCTGATGGCCAGAGGCAGGTGGGAGTGA